The following proteins come from a genomic window of Malus domestica chromosome 02, GDT2T_hap1:
- the LOC103410676 gene encoding uncharacterized protein isoform X1 yields the protein MRGYGRDECYQSVKEYDDYEDEGYGEAEDGKKDTDRTNVTVARLDFRQCLKEQHRKKLEIDGGSSQAKSYGKKKLPYDNYGSFFGPYQPVISQRVIQVTQQLSSRVNPLQLDKKSSGSTSSGSKSVSYGQKPKVMNEKKTKVQMIREMRDYSQFFSKDADCPAPAKDCPPQNVSLPNSGVRSNHMAMKIKQSLESNGRKPPTMKEQMHSEVGSTKLISARRRIDSKSMGTRKQLESNENGSGRPLGSKGLPLKMSASTTERKTSAPGVKNSTTSGLHKPLPPKLQSSVSRQHLTQKAEVHMPYTKPKARQSTGLSKPQQMSMQQLQKQTSPRTMYDNRPKKKRRCSDDQYDPEAGNVRDVIRKMFRYNPDRFAGDAEDDSDMEAGFEDIQREERRSALIARREDEEQARLIEAEERKERMARLRKQKKRQLVH from the exons ATGCGGGGATATGGTAGAGAT GAATGCTATCAATCAGTCAAAGAATATGATGATTATGAGGACGAGGGATATGGGGAAGCGGAGGATGGAAAAAAAGATACAGATCGCACCAACGTAACTGTGGCACGTCTTGATTTTAGACAGTGCTTGAAAGAACAACATAGAAAGAAGTTGGAGATAGATGGTGGTTCTTCTCAAGCCAAGTCCTATGGAAAGAAGAAGCTACCCTATGATAA TTACGGATCTTTTTTTGGCCCATATCAACCAGTTATCTCTCAGAGAGTAATTCAAGTGACCCAGCAACTCTCATCTAGGGTTAATCCCCTTCAACTT GACAAGAAAAGCTCTGGATCGACATCTTCTGGATCAAAATCTGTATCATATGGCCAGAAACCCAAAGTCATGAATGAG AAAAAAACTAAAGTTCAAATGATTAGGGAAATGAGAGATTACTCACAATTTTTCTCTAAGGATGCAGACTGTCCAGCTCCTGCCAAGGATTGTCCCCCTCAAAATGTCTCGCTTCCAAACTCTG GGGTGAGGTCAAATCATATGGCGATGAAAATCAAACAGTCACTGGAAAGTAATGGAAGGAAACCGCCGACTATGAAAGAACAGATGCATTCTGAAGTTGGGTCCACTAAGTTAATTTCTGCACGTAGAAGAATTGATTCAAAATCAATGGGCACTAGGAAGCAGCTTGAAAGCAATGAAAATGGGTCGGGCCGGCCTTTAGGGTCAAAAGGGCTTCCTTTGAAGATGTCTGCTTCAACTACTGAGAGGAAGACTTCTGCACCTGGTGTGAAGAATTCCACCACGTCTGGTTTGCACAAACCACTCCCTCCAAAGTTGCAGTCATCTGTTTCAAGGCAGCACCTGACACAAAAAGCGGAAGTACATATGCCGTATACTAAGCCCAAAGCAAGACAGTCGACAGGATTGTCAAAACCTCAG CAGATGAGCATGCAACAATTGCAAAAGCAAACCTCACCCCGTACTATGTATGATAATCGTCCCAAGAAAAAAAGACGGTGTTCCGATGATCAGTATGACCCTGAGGCCGGGAATGTTCGTGATGTGATAAGAAAAATGTTTCG TTATAATCCCGATAGATTTGCTGGTGATGCTGAAGACGATAGTGATATGGAGGCAGGTTTTGAAGATATTcagagggaagagagaagaaG CGCGCTAATTGCGAGAAGAGAGGATGAAGAGCAAGCTAGGTTGATAGAAGCCGAAGAAAGAAAGGAACGGATGGCCAGgttgagaaagcaaaagaagcgTCAGCTGGTTCATTAG
- the LOC103410676 gene encoding uncharacterized protein isoform X2, translating into MRGYGRDECYQSVKEYDDYEDEGYGEAEDGKKDTDRTNVTVARLDFRQCLKEQHRKKLEIDGGSSQAKSYGKKKLPYDNYGSFFGPYQPVISQRVIQVTQQLSSRVNPLQLDKKSSGSTSSGSKSVSYGQKPKVMNEKKTKVQMIREMRDYSQFFSKDADCPAPAKDCPPQNVSLPNSGVRSNHMAMKIKQSLESNGRKPPTMKEQMHSEVGSTKLISARRRIDSKSMGTRKQLESNENGSGRPLGSKGLPLKMSASTTERKTSAPGVKNSTTSGLHKPLPPKLQSSVSRQHLTQKAEVHMPYTKPKARQSTGLSKPQMSMQQLQKQTSPRTMYDNRPKKKRRCSDDQYDPEAGNVRDVIRKMFRYNPDRFAGDAEDDSDMEAGFEDIQREERRSALIARREDEEQARLIEAEERKERMARLRKQKKRQLVH; encoded by the exons ATGCGGGGATATGGTAGAGAT GAATGCTATCAATCAGTCAAAGAATATGATGATTATGAGGACGAGGGATATGGGGAAGCGGAGGATGGAAAAAAAGATACAGATCGCACCAACGTAACTGTGGCACGTCTTGATTTTAGACAGTGCTTGAAAGAACAACATAGAAAGAAGTTGGAGATAGATGGTGGTTCTTCTCAAGCCAAGTCCTATGGAAAGAAGAAGCTACCCTATGATAA TTACGGATCTTTTTTTGGCCCATATCAACCAGTTATCTCTCAGAGAGTAATTCAAGTGACCCAGCAACTCTCATCTAGGGTTAATCCCCTTCAACTT GACAAGAAAAGCTCTGGATCGACATCTTCTGGATCAAAATCTGTATCATATGGCCAGAAACCCAAAGTCATGAATGAG AAAAAAACTAAAGTTCAAATGATTAGGGAAATGAGAGATTACTCACAATTTTTCTCTAAGGATGCAGACTGTCCAGCTCCTGCCAAGGATTGTCCCCCTCAAAATGTCTCGCTTCCAAACTCTG GGGTGAGGTCAAATCATATGGCGATGAAAATCAAACAGTCACTGGAAAGTAATGGAAGGAAACCGCCGACTATGAAAGAACAGATGCATTCTGAAGTTGGGTCCACTAAGTTAATTTCTGCACGTAGAAGAATTGATTCAAAATCAATGGGCACTAGGAAGCAGCTTGAAAGCAATGAAAATGGGTCGGGCCGGCCTTTAGGGTCAAAAGGGCTTCCTTTGAAGATGTCTGCTTCAACTACTGAGAGGAAGACTTCTGCACCTGGTGTGAAGAATTCCACCACGTCTGGTTTGCACAAACCACTCCCTCCAAAGTTGCAGTCATCTGTTTCAAGGCAGCACCTGACACAAAAAGCGGAAGTACATATGCCGTATACTAAGCCCAAAGCAAGACAGTCGACAGGATTGTCAAAACCTCAG ATGAGCATGCAACAATTGCAAAAGCAAACCTCACCCCGTACTATGTATGATAATCGTCCCAAGAAAAAAAGACGGTGTTCCGATGATCAGTATGACCCTGAGGCCGGGAATGTTCGTGATGTGATAAGAAAAATGTTTCG TTATAATCCCGATAGATTTGCTGGTGATGCTGAAGACGATAGTGATATGGAGGCAGGTTTTGAAGATATTcagagggaagagagaagaaG CGCGCTAATTGCGAGAAGAGAGGATGAAGAGCAAGCTAGGTTGATAGAAGCCGAAGAAAGAAAGGAACGGATGGCCAGgttgagaaagcaaaagaagcgTCAGCTGGTTCATTAG